Proteins encoded within one genomic window of Anopheles gambiae chromosome 3, idAnoGambNW_F1_1, whole genome shotgun sequence:
- the LOC1272670 gene encoding arginyl-tRNA--protein transferase 1 isoform X2 codes for MSYSVVEYYGENSKYQCGYCKQSSSCSSYGMWAHKLSCQDYQELIDRGWRRSGCYCYKPMMDVTCCPSYTIKCDAINFRLNKSHKKIIKRMNKFLRDGLKETSEQDAQSNIDEIATHDGSACDQEHTEVPSMQPRVLDPDLLNTLTHVNSEKRSPSADDKTSALPIPPLSGVVNTSTHTSDSSISNQPKKAKLRRIERKREKLQKKGLSGPDIEQLMQSNNRKSAEKSLEEFLSESPQDNDSPAHRLKIVTLLTSGAKFQESLHVSFNLYKKYQTAIHNDPPGAIEDYLDFLVKSPLKPFQGFGTFHQQYWLDDRLIAVGVIDVLPNCVSSVYFFYDPEYKFLSLGTYGSLRELAYTRSLYKEYPSISNYYMGFYIHSCPKMRYKSNLQPSYLLCPEAYTWHLLDRTVVAKLDASKYSRLNDDPTAQDTNKATEQDVNDVLLIFGRSCMTYTQYLTVVGKELPILFEYARLVGKSCAKKMMLYRV; via the exons atgtcGTATTCCGTAGTAGAATACTATGGCGAAAATTCAAAGTATCAGTGTGGATATTGTAAGCAGTCGAGTTCGTGCTCATCTTACG GGATGTGGGCTCATAAGCTTAGTTGTCAAGACTACCAGGAACTTATTGACCGGGGTTGGCGCCGGTCTGGATGTTACTGTTACAAACCCATGATGGACGTAACATGCTGTCCCTCGTACACAATAAAATGTGATGCGATTAATTTTCGGTTGAACAAGtctcataaaaaaatcataaaacgaATGAACAAGTTTTTGCGAGACGGATTAAAGGAAACGTCCGAGCAGGATGCCCAATCGAACATCGACGAAATAGCTACCCATGATGGGAGTGCATGTGATCAAGAGCATACAGAAGTTCCTAGCATGCAACCGCGCGTACTGGATCCGGATCTGTTGAATACGCTTACACACGTTAACAGCGAAAAGCGATCTCCTTCTGCTGATGACAAAACGAGCGCATTACCTATCCCTCCCTTAAGTGGGGTGGTAAATACATCAACGCATACGAGCGATTCAAGCATAAGCAATCAgccaaagaaagcaaaactaaGGCGCATTGAACGCAAGCGTGAAAAATTGCAGAAAAAAGGACTATCTGGCCCAGACATTGAACAGCTGATGCAATCCAATAACCGAAAAAGTGCCGAAAAATCCTTAGAGGAGTTTCTTTCTGAATCCCCGCAGGATAATGACAGTCCAGCGCATCGTTTAAAG ATCGTGACGCTTCTTACTTCGGGAGCAAAATTCCAAGAGAGCTTGCATGTTTCTTTTAATCTGTATAAAAAGTATCAGACGGCCATTCACAATGACCCACCCGGTGCGATTGAAGACTATCTGGACTTTTTGGTGAAATCGCCATTAAAG CCTTTCCAAGGATTCGGGACTTTTCATCAACAGTATTGGCTGGACGATCGTTTGATAGCTGTTGGAGTAATTGATGTGCTACCCAATTGCGTAAGCTCGGTGTATTTCTTCTACGATCCTGAATATAAATTTCTATCGCTTGGTACTTATGGATCATTGCG TGAACTAGCGTATACACGCTCGCTCTATAAAGAATATCCTAGCATTTCAAACTATTACATGGGGTTCTATATTCACTCTTGTCCTAAGATGCGTTACAAAAGCAATCTGCAGCCTTCGTATTTACTTTGTCCGGAAGCATACACATGGCATTTGCTTGATAGAACAGTTGTAGCGAAGCTAGATGCCAGCAAGTATAGCCGGCTTAACGATGATCCTACAGCGCAAGATACAAACAAAGCTACCGAGCAGGACGTAAACGATGTGCTCCTAATTTTTGGTAGATCCTGCATGACTTATACTCAGTATCTG ACGGTCGTGGGCAAGGAATTGCCTATATTGTTTGAATATGCTCGCCTGGTGGGAAAAAGTTGCGCAAAGAAAATGATGCTTTATAGGGTATAG
- the LOC1272670 gene encoding arginyl-tRNA--protein transferase 1 isoform X1 → MSYSVVEYYGENSKYQCGYCKQSSSCSSYGMWAHKLSCQDYQELIDRGWRRSGCYCYKPMMDVTCCPSYTIKCDAINFRLNKSHKKIIKRMNKFLRDGLKETSEQDAQSNIDEIATHDGSACDQEHTEVPSMQPRVLDPDLLNTLTHVNSEKRSPSADDKTSALPIPPLSGVVNTSTHTSDSSISNQPKKAKLRRIERKREKLQKKGLSGPDIEQLMQSNNRKSAEKSLEEFLSESPQDNDSPAHRLKVKQVNANDGATAATFKLYSLYQQSIHNDPASKLSMDRFKRFLIVTLLTSGAKFQESLHVSFNLYKKYQTAIHNDPPGAIEDYLDFLVKSPLKPFQGFGTFHQQYWLDDRLIAVGVIDVLPNCVSSVYFFYDPEYKFLSLGTYGSLRELAYTRSLYKEYPSISNYYMGFYIHSCPKMRYKSNLQPSYLLCPEAYTWHLLDRTVVAKLDASKYSRLNDDPTAQDTNKATEQDVNDVLLIFGRSCMTYTQYLTVVGKELPILFEYARLVGKSCAKKMMLYRV, encoded by the exons atgtcGTATTCCGTAGTAGAATACTATGGCGAAAATTCAAAGTATCAGTGTGGATATTGTAAGCAGTCGAGTTCGTGCTCATCTTACG GGATGTGGGCTCATAAGCTTAGTTGTCAAGACTACCAGGAACTTATTGACCGGGGTTGGCGCCGGTCTGGATGTTACTGTTACAAACCCATGATGGACGTAACATGCTGTCCCTCGTACACAATAAAATGTGATGCGATTAATTTTCGGTTGAACAAGtctcataaaaaaatcataaaacgaATGAACAAGTTTTTGCGAGACGGATTAAAGGAAACGTCCGAGCAGGATGCCCAATCGAACATCGACGAAATAGCTACCCATGATGGGAGTGCATGTGATCAAGAGCATACAGAAGTTCCTAGCATGCAACCGCGCGTACTGGATCCGGATCTGTTGAATACGCTTACACACGTTAACAGCGAAAAGCGATCTCCTTCTGCTGATGACAAAACGAGCGCATTACCTATCCCTCCCTTAAGTGGGGTGGTAAATACATCAACGCATACGAGCGATTCAAGCATAAGCAATCAgccaaagaaagcaaaactaaGGCGCATTGAACGCAAGCGTGAAAAATTGCAGAAAAAAGGACTATCTGGCCCAGACATTGAACAGCTGATGCAATCCAATAACCGAAAAAGTGCCGAAAAATCCTTAGAGGAGTTTCTTTCTGAATCCCCGCAGGATAATGACAGTCCAGCGCATCGTTTAAAG GTAAAACAAGTAAATGCAAATGATGGTGCTACCGCCGCAACATTTAAACTTTATAGTTTATACCAACAAAGCATCCACAATGATCCAGCATCCAAATTGAGCATGGATCGCTTTAAGCGGTTTCTT ATCGTGACGCTTCTTACTTCGGGAGCAAAATTCCAAGAGAGCTTGCATGTTTCTTTTAATCTGTATAAAAAGTATCAGACGGCCATTCACAATGACCCACCCGGTGCGATTGAAGACTATCTGGACTTTTTGGTGAAATCGCCATTAAAG CCTTTCCAAGGATTCGGGACTTTTCATCAACAGTATTGGCTGGACGATCGTTTGATAGCTGTTGGAGTAATTGATGTGCTACCCAATTGCGTAAGCTCGGTGTATTTCTTCTACGATCCTGAATATAAATTTCTATCGCTTGGTACTTATGGATCATTGCG TGAACTAGCGTATACACGCTCGCTCTATAAAGAATATCCTAGCATTTCAAACTATTACATGGGGTTCTATATTCACTCTTGTCCTAAGATGCGTTACAAAAGCAATCTGCAGCCTTCGTATTTACTTTGTCCGGAAGCATACACATGGCATTTGCTTGATAGAACAGTTGTAGCGAAGCTAGATGCCAGCAAGTATAGCCGGCTTAACGATGATCCTACAGCGCAAGATACAAACAAAGCTACCGAGCAGGACGTAAACGATGTGCTCCTAATTTTTGGTAGATCCTGCATGACTTATACTCAGTATCTG ACGGTCGTGGGCAAGGAATTGCCTATATTGTTTGAATATGCTCGCCTGGTGGGAAAAAGTTGCGCAAAGAAAATGATGCTTTATAGGGTATAG
- the LOC1272670 gene encoding arginyl-tRNA--protein transferase 1 isoform X4 produces MSYSVVEYYGENSKYQCGYCKQSSSCSSYGMWAHKLSCQDYQELIDRGWRRSGCYCYKPMMDVTCCPSYTIKCDAINFRLNKSHKKIIKRMNKFLRDGLKETSEQDAQSNIDEIATHDGSACDQEHTEVPSMQPRVLDPDLLNTLTHVNSEKRSPSADDKTSALPIPPLSGVVNTSTHTSDSSISNQPKKAKLRRIERKREKLQKKGLSGPDIEQLMQSNNRKSAEKSLEEFLSESPQDNDSPAHRLKPFQGFGTFHQQYWLDDRLIAVGVIDVLPNCVSSVYFFYDPEYKFLSLGTYGSLRELAYTRSLYKEYPSISNYYMGFYIHSCPKMRYKSNLQPSYLLCPEAYTWHLLDRTVVAKLDASKYSRLNDDPTAQDTNKATEQDVNDVLLIFGRSCMTYTQYLTVVGKELPILFEYARLVGKSCAKKMMLYRV; encoded by the exons atgtcGTATTCCGTAGTAGAATACTATGGCGAAAATTCAAAGTATCAGTGTGGATATTGTAAGCAGTCGAGTTCGTGCTCATCTTACG GGATGTGGGCTCATAAGCTTAGTTGTCAAGACTACCAGGAACTTATTGACCGGGGTTGGCGCCGGTCTGGATGTTACTGTTACAAACCCATGATGGACGTAACATGCTGTCCCTCGTACACAATAAAATGTGATGCGATTAATTTTCGGTTGAACAAGtctcataaaaaaatcataaaacgaATGAACAAGTTTTTGCGAGACGGATTAAAGGAAACGTCCGAGCAGGATGCCCAATCGAACATCGACGAAATAGCTACCCATGATGGGAGTGCATGTGATCAAGAGCATACAGAAGTTCCTAGCATGCAACCGCGCGTACTGGATCCGGATCTGTTGAATACGCTTACACACGTTAACAGCGAAAAGCGATCTCCTTCTGCTGATGACAAAACGAGCGCATTACCTATCCCTCCCTTAAGTGGGGTGGTAAATACATCAACGCATACGAGCGATTCAAGCATAAGCAATCAgccaaagaaagcaaaactaaGGCGCATTGAACGCAAGCGTGAAAAATTGCAGAAAAAAGGACTATCTGGCCCAGACATTGAACAGCTGATGCAATCCAATAACCGAAAAAGTGCCGAAAAATCCTTAGAGGAGTTTCTTTCTGAATCCCCGCAGGATAATGACAGTCCAGCGCATCGTTTAAAG CCTTTCCAAGGATTCGGGACTTTTCATCAACAGTATTGGCTGGACGATCGTTTGATAGCTGTTGGAGTAATTGATGTGCTACCCAATTGCGTAAGCTCGGTGTATTTCTTCTACGATCCTGAATATAAATTTCTATCGCTTGGTACTTATGGATCATTGCG TGAACTAGCGTATACACGCTCGCTCTATAAAGAATATCCTAGCATTTCAAACTATTACATGGGGTTCTATATTCACTCTTGTCCTAAGATGCGTTACAAAAGCAATCTGCAGCCTTCGTATTTACTTTGTCCGGAAGCATACACATGGCATTTGCTTGATAGAACAGTTGTAGCGAAGCTAGATGCCAGCAAGTATAGCCGGCTTAACGATGATCCTACAGCGCAAGATACAAACAAAGCTACCGAGCAGGACGTAAACGATGTGCTCCTAATTTTTGGTAGATCCTGCATGACTTATACTCAGTATCTG ACGGTCGTGGGCAAGGAATTGCCTATATTGTTTGAATATGCTCGCCTGGTGGGAAAAAGTTGCGCAAAGAAAATGATGCTTTATAGGGTATAG
- the LOC1272670 gene encoding arginyl-tRNA--protein transferase 1 isoform X3 has protein sequence MSYSVVEYYGENSKYQCGYCKQSSSCSSYGMWAHKLSCQDYQELIDRGWRRSGCYCYKPMMDVTCCPSYTIKCDAINFRLNKSHKKIIKRMNKFLRDGLKETSEQDAQSNIDEIATHDGSACDQEHTEVPSMQPRVLDPDLLNTLTHVNSEKRSPSADDKTSALPIPPLSGVVNTSTHTSDSSISNQPKKAKLRRIERKREKLQKKGLSGPDIEQLMQSNNRKSAEKSLEEFLSESPQDNDSPAHRLKVKQVNANDGATAATFKLYSLYQQSIHNDPASKLSMDRFKRFLVKSPLKPFQGFGTFHQQYWLDDRLIAVGVIDVLPNCVSSVYFFYDPEYKFLSLGTYGSLRELAYTRSLYKEYPSISNYYMGFYIHSCPKMRYKSNLQPSYLLCPEAYTWHLLDRTVVAKLDASKYSRLNDDPTAQDTNKATEQDVNDVLLIFGRSCMTYTQYLTVVGKELPILFEYARLVGKSCAKKMMLYRV, from the exons atgtcGTATTCCGTAGTAGAATACTATGGCGAAAATTCAAAGTATCAGTGTGGATATTGTAAGCAGTCGAGTTCGTGCTCATCTTACG GGATGTGGGCTCATAAGCTTAGTTGTCAAGACTACCAGGAACTTATTGACCGGGGTTGGCGCCGGTCTGGATGTTACTGTTACAAACCCATGATGGACGTAACATGCTGTCCCTCGTACACAATAAAATGTGATGCGATTAATTTTCGGTTGAACAAGtctcataaaaaaatcataaaacgaATGAACAAGTTTTTGCGAGACGGATTAAAGGAAACGTCCGAGCAGGATGCCCAATCGAACATCGACGAAATAGCTACCCATGATGGGAGTGCATGTGATCAAGAGCATACAGAAGTTCCTAGCATGCAACCGCGCGTACTGGATCCGGATCTGTTGAATACGCTTACACACGTTAACAGCGAAAAGCGATCTCCTTCTGCTGATGACAAAACGAGCGCATTACCTATCCCTCCCTTAAGTGGGGTGGTAAATACATCAACGCATACGAGCGATTCAAGCATAAGCAATCAgccaaagaaagcaaaactaaGGCGCATTGAACGCAAGCGTGAAAAATTGCAGAAAAAAGGACTATCTGGCCCAGACATTGAACAGCTGATGCAATCCAATAACCGAAAAAGTGCCGAAAAATCCTTAGAGGAGTTTCTTTCTGAATCCCCGCAGGATAATGACAGTCCAGCGCATCGTTTAAAG GTAAAACAAGTAAATGCAAATGATGGTGCTACCGCCGCAACATTTAAACTTTATAGTTTATACCAACAAAGCATCCACAATGATCCAGCATCCAAATTGAGCATGGATCGCTTTAAGCGGTTTCTTGTAAAGTCTCCCCTGAAG CCTTTCCAAGGATTCGGGACTTTTCATCAACAGTATTGGCTGGACGATCGTTTGATAGCTGTTGGAGTAATTGATGTGCTACCCAATTGCGTAAGCTCGGTGTATTTCTTCTACGATCCTGAATATAAATTTCTATCGCTTGGTACTTATGGATCATTGCG TGAACTAGCGTATACACGCTCGCTCTATAAAGAATATCCTAGCATTTCAAACTATTACATGGGGTTCTATATTCACTCTTGTCCTAAGATGCGTTACAAAAGCAATCTGCAGCCTTCGTATTTACTTTGTCCGGAAGCATACACATGGCATTTGCTTGATAGAACAGTTGTAGCGAAGCTAGATGCCAGCAAGTATAGCCGGCTTAACGATGATCCTACAGCGCAAGATACAAACAAAGCTACCGAGCAGGACGTAAACGATGTGCTCCTAATTTTTGGTAGATCCTGCATGACTTATACTCAGTATCTG ACGGTCGTGGGCAAGGAATTGCCTATATTGTTTGAATATGCTCGCCTGGTGGGAAAAAGTTGCGCAAAGAAAATGATGCTTTATAGGGTATAG
- the LOC1272669 gene encoding small ribosomal subunit protein uS13, with amino-acid sequence MSLVIPEKFQHILRVLSTNIDGKRTVPIALTAIKGVGRRYAHVVLKKADVDPFKRAGECSDEEVEKIITIISNPRHYKIPDWFLNRQKDIVDGKYMQLTSSNIDSKLREDLERLKRIHAHRGMRHYWGLRVRGQHTKTTGRRGRTVGVSKKK; translated from the exons ATG TCGCTCGTGATTCCAGAGAAGTTCCAGCACATTCTCCGTGTGCTGAGCACCAACATCGACGGAAAGCGTACCGTACCGATTGCGCTGACTGCGATCAAGGGTGTCGGTCGCCGCTATGCCCACGTCGTCCTGAAGAAGGCCGATGTCGACCCTTTCAAACGTGCCGGCGAGTGTTCGGATGAGGAGGTAGAGAAGATTATCACGATCATCTCGAACCCGCGTCACTACAAAATCCCGGACTGGTTCCTCAACAGACAGAAGGACATCGTCGATGGAAAGTACATGCAACTGACCTCGTCGAACATCGACTCCAAGCTTCGTGAAGATCTGGAGCGACTGAAGCGAATTCACGCTCATCGCGGTATGCGCCACTACTGGGGTCTGCGTGTCCGTGGTCAGCACACGAAAACTACCGGTCGCCGCGGTCGTACCGTCGGTGTATCCAAGAAGAAGTAA